One genomic segment of Nonomuraea coxensis DSM 45129 includes these proteins:
- a CDS encoding ABC transporter permease — protein sequence MRPLIHAEFRRLLATRTWLGTLLAAALLGGGLIGLLALVGPENFDPPMPGLHTEAGVRAVLGFLGFTAFVPAAVGTLAVTSEYRHRTITFTFLYAPDRWRVLAAKLAVHGCAGMVYGLVLSGTAAVSLFGAAAARGVALGLSAGTVIELLARLAVAMAAYTVLGVGMGALIRHQVAALCVVVGYLYGAELLLMMIPGVRHLYPLLPGGATAALTDFTAVADALAQQLSSEPVRLLSPLAGALVLLGYAALASSAALLRPLRRDVA from the coding sequence ATGAGACCCCTGATCCACGCGGAGTTCCGCAGGCTGCTCGCGACCCGGACGTGGCTGGGCACCCTGCTCGCCGCCGCTCTCCTCGGCGGTGGCCTGATCGGGCTGCTGGCCCTCGTCGGGCCGGAGAACTTCGACCCGCCGATGCCGGGGCTGCACACCGAGGCCGGCGTCCGGGCCGTCCTCGGCTTTCTCGGCTTCACCGCGTTCGTCCCGGCCGCCGTCGGCACCCTGGCCGTGACCTCCGAGTACCGGCACCGGACCATCACCTTCACGTTCCTGTACGCGCCGGACCGCTGGCGCGTGCTGGCCGCCAAGCTCGCCGTCCACGGGTGCGCGGGCATGGTCTACGGGCTCGTCCTGTCGGGCACCGCCGCCGTGTCGCTGTTCGGGGCCGCCGCGGCCCGCGGCGTCGCCCTGGGCCTGAGCGCCGGGACCGTCATCGAGCTCCTGGCCCGCCTGGCGGTCGCGATGGCCGCCTACACGGTGCTCGGCGTGGGCATGGGCGCGCTGATCCGCCACCAGGTCGCGGCGCTGTGCGTGGTGGTCGGCTACCTGTACGGGGCGGAGCTGCTGCTCATGATGATCCCGGGCGTCCGTCACCTCTATCCCCTGCTGCCCGGCGGCGCGACCGCGGCGCTGACCGACTTCACGGCCGTGGCCGACGCCCTGGCCCAGCAGTTGTCCAGCGAGCCCGTCCGCCTGCTGTCACCCCTGGCCGGGGCGCTGGTCCTGCTCGGGTACGCGGCGCTGGCGAGCTCGGCGGCGCTGCTCAGACCCCTGCGCCGCGACGTCGCCTGA
- a CDS encoding AAA family ATPase — protein MVVTTGQEPSPEQVIADVLADLPRHRGVVVDSPPGAGKSTLVVRAAAHLAATGEPLMIVAQTNEQVDDLVVRICDKHPHLTVGRLSAGAYAPPPRLLELAGVRVGTRVQDLGDPDIVIATADKWAWIGDRRWPWAIVDEAYQMRSDKLLRIAGLFERALFVGDPGQLDPFSIVDGDRWSGLSWDPLQSAVSVLLRHNPDLPVHRLPVSWRLPATAAPVVSRAFYPFTGFRSGTGPGERRMELVTGGLGTPHDRALEEAARSGWALLELPNRHTVRTDGEAVGAVALLAERLLQRGAVAGSEQGERPVTADRIAVGAAHRDQVAAIRAAGLPPEITVDTANRLQGREYDVTIVLHPLSGRRDATAFHLESGRLCVLASRHRHACVVVARAGIAELLDAHPSAEPVQLGVPVKFPDGWEANQAVLEHLSRHRIEAGRG, from the coding sequence ATGGTCGTGACCACCGGCCAGGAGCCCAGCCCCGAGCAGGTCATCGCGGACGTGCTGGCCGACCTGCCCCGGCACCGGGGCGTGGTCGTGGACTCCCCGCCGGGCGCGGGCAAGTCCACGCTGGTGGTGCGCGCGGCGGCGCACCTCGCGGCCACCGGCGAGCCGCTGATGATCGTCGCCCAGACGAACGAGCAGGTCGACGACCTGGTGGTGCGCATCTGCGACAAGCACCCGCACCTGACGGTCGGCCGGCTGTCGGCCGGCGCGTACGCGCCCCCGCCGCGCCTGCTGGAGCTGGCCGGCGTCCGGGTCGGCACGCGGGTGCAGGACCTCGGCGATCCGGACATCGTCATCGCCACGGCCGACAAGTGGGCCTGGATCGGCGACCGCAGGTGGCCGTGGGCGATCGTGGACGAGGCCTACCAGATGCGCTCGGACAAGCTGCTGCGTATCGCGGGGCTGTTCGAGCGGGCGTTGTTCGTGGGCGATCCCGGGCAGCTCGACCCGTTCTCGATCGTGGACGGCGACCGCTGGTCGGGGCTGTCGTGGGACCCGCTGCAGAGCGCGGTGTCGGTGCTGCTGCGGCACAACCCGGACCTGCCGGTGCACCGGCTGCCGGTGTCGTGGCGGCTGCCGGCGACGGCCGCGCCGGTGGTGTCGCGGGCGTTCTACCCGTTCACCGGGTTCCGTTCCGGCACCGGGCCGGGCGAGCGGCGCATGGAGCTGGTCACCGGCGGCCTCGGCACCCCGCACGACCGGGCACTTGAAGAGGCGGCCCGCTCCGGGTGGGCGCTGCTGGAGCTGCCCAACCGGCACACCGTGCGCACCGACGGCGAGGCGGTGGGGGCGGTGGCGCTGCTGGCGGAGCGGCTGCTGCAGCGCGGCGCGGTGGCGGGCTCGGAGCAGGGCGAGCGGCCGGTCACCGCCGACCGGATCGCGGTCGGGGCCGCGCACCGCGACCAGGTGGCGGCGATCCGCGCGGCCGGCCTGCCGCCGGAGATCACCGTGGACACCGCCAACCGGCTCCAGGGCCGCGAGTACGACGTGACGATCGTGCTGCACCCGCTGTCGGGGCGGCGCGACGCGACGGCCTTCCACCTGGAGTCGGGGCGGCTGTGCGTGCTCGCCTCCCGGCACCGGCACGCCTGCGTGGTGGTGGCCAGGGCCGGGATCGCCGAGCTGCTGGACGCCCACCCGTCGGCCGAGCCGGTGCAGCTCGGGGTGCCGGTGAAGTTCCCCGACGGGTGGGAGGCGAACCAGGCGGTGCTGGAGCACCTGTCCCGGCACCGGATCGAGGCGGGCCGGGGCTAG
- a CDS encoding helix-turn-helix domain-containing protein has product MRTSAEHWAQLALHPVRIRILRAAAGARRTSSDLAGLLPDVPQATLYRHIATLARAGLLQVVEERKVGGATERVYAVPEGGVTPSPEALASASPEEHARHFTAFMAGLLAEFSRYLAREHIDLAADGVGYQQVVLHLDDEEFVRFAQGFAALVQPLLANEPRPGRTPRLLATMLLPLTEEG; this is encoded by the coding sequence GTGAGGACATCCGCAGAGCACTGGGCGCAGCTGGCGCTGCACCCCGTGCGCATCCGCATCCTGCGCGCCGCCGCCGGCGCCCGCCGCACGTCGTCCGACCTGGCGGGCCTGCTGCCCGACGTGCCGCAGGCGACGCTCTACCGGCACATCGCCACGCTGGCGCGGGCCGGCCTGCTGCAGGTGGTGGAGGAGCGCAAGGTCGGCGGCGCCACCGAGCGGGTGTACGCGGTGCCGGAGGGCGGGGTCACCCCCTCCCCCGAAGCGCTGGCCTCGGCCTCCCCCGAGGAGCACGCGCGGCACTTCACCGCGTTCATGGCCGGCCTGCTGGCGGAGTTCTCGCGCTACCTGGCCAGGGAGCACATCGACCTGGCGGCCGACGGCGTCGGCTACCAGCAGGTGGTGCTGCACCTGGACGACGAGGAGTTCGTACGTTTCGCGCAGGGGTTCGCCGCCCTGGTCCAGCCCCTGCTCGCCAACGAGCCGCGGCCGGGGCGCACGCCCCGGCTGCTGGCGACGATGCTGCTCCCCCTGACGGAAGAAGGTTGA
- a CDS encoding UDP-N-acetylglucosamine--N-acetylmuramyl-(pentapeptide) pyrophosphoryl-undecaprenol N-acetylglucosamine transferase, which produces MSRTLRLLITGGGTGGHTYPALTTLSAFQRRQVPHDVLWVGTANGLEARITAEHGIPFKAITTGKLRRRPNLRELGTNIADVFRVPVGVFQAIGHAARYLPDVVLSTGGYVAVPIGVAAKLIRRPLVMHEQTTVVGLANRILSRLATRIALSHESSLEHLPASARAKAVVTGNPVRPELLAGNRAAAYDLFGLTFEVPLVYVTGGAQGSKQINTLIAEILPRLLPHAQVVHQCGPNWIEQMRAVPVPAELADRYHPVPYVGAELADLFAAADVVIARSGAGTVSELTAIGKPAVLIPLIPTGGDEQRKNAGYLASAGAARALLEPGPTADQLLAELMPLLADPGLRASMGQAAARLGRVDAADALCDLLLEVAHTGAAVPPAAAPPTAVPPAAAPPTAVPPASVPPTGASQPPTGGQGSPGGPGTSFGAPGSR; this is translated from the coding sequence ATGTCACGAACCCTGCGACTGTTGATCACCGGCGGCGGCACCGGCGGTCACACCTACCCGGCCCTGACGACGCTGTCCGCCTTCCAGCGCCGCCAGGTGCCGCACGACGTGCTCTGGGTCGGCACCGCGAACGGCCTGGAGGCCAGGATCACGGCCGAGCACGGCATCCCGTTCAAGGCGATCACGACCGGCAAGCTGCGCCGCCGCCCCAACCTGCGGGAGCTGGGCACGAACATCGCGGACGTGTTCCGCGTCCCGGTCGGGGTGTTCCAGGCGATCGGGCACGCGGCCCGCTACCTGCCCGACGTGGTGCTGTCCACCGGGGGCTACGTGGCGGTGCCCATCGGCGTGGCGGCCAAGCTGATCCGCCGCCCGCTCGTCATGCACGAGCAGACGACCGTCGTGGGGCTGGCCAACCGGATCCTGTCGCGCCTCGCCACCCGGATCGCGCTGTCGCACGAGTCGTCGCTGGAGCACCTGCCCGCCTCCGCCCGCGCCAAGGCCGTGGTGACCGGCAACCCGGTGCGGCCGGAGCTGCTGGCCGGCAACCGGGCCGCGGCCTACGACCTGTTCGGGCTGACGTTCGAGGTGCCGCTCGTCTACGTGACCGGCGGCGCGCAGGGCAGCAAGCAGATCAACACGCTCATCGCCGAGATCCTGCCGCGGCTGCTGCCGCACGCGCAGGTCGTGCACCAGTGCGGGCCCAACTGGATCGAGCAGATGCGCGCGGTGCCGGTGCCCGCCGAGCTGGCCGACCGCTACCACCCGGTGCCGTACGTGGGGGCGGAGCTGGCCGACCTGTTCGCCGCGGCCGACGTGGTGATCGCGCGCAGCGGCGCGGGGACGGTGTCGGAGCTGACCGCGATCGGCAAGCCCGCCGTGCTGATCCCGCTCATCCCGACCGGCGGCGACGAGCAGCGCAAGAACGCCGGCTACCTGGCCTCGGCGGGGGCGGCGCGGGCGCTGCTGGAGCCGGGGCCGACGGCCGACCAGCTCCTGGCCGAGCTGATGCCGCTGCTGGCCGATCCCGGGCTGCGCGCCTCGATGGGGCAGGCCGCGGCCCGGCTGGGCCGCGTGGACGCCGCGGACGCCCTGTGCGACCTGCTGCTGGAGGTGGCCCACACGGGCGCCGCCGTGCCTCCTGCCGCCGCGCCTCCCACCGCCGTGCCTCCTGCCGCTGCGCCTCCCACCGCCGTGCCTCCCGCCTCCGTGCCTCCCACCGGCGCGTCACAGCCGCCCACCGGGGGTCAGGGCTCGCCGGGTGGTCCCGGCACCTCTTTCGGCGCTCCCGGCTCCAGGTAG
- a CDS encoding TetR/AcrR family transcriptional regulator — protein sequence MSGRDPDRRRALLDAADRAIAAEGPDVSMAAIAAAAGVTKPILYRHFGDRSGLYEALADRHVRTVIAQLRPRFAAGGGGLRARATATITAYLDLVSANLNLYRFLFHRAGPEDARTRSRVTSLVRSLGEELGGVLAAEGVVPDPVRAQVLGHAFVGMVQTTGDWWLDQPGLDRDEVVESLVDVITSAVTGPVLTRRSGTASRAGGRT from the coding sequence GTGAGCGGACGCGACCCCGACCGGCGCAGGGCGCTGCTCGACGCCGCCGACCGCGCCATCGCCGCCGAGGGCCCCGACGTGTCGATGGCCGCCATCGCCGCCGCCGCGGGCGTCACCAAGCCCATCCTCTACCGCCACTTCGGCGACAGGAGCGGCCTGTACGAAGCCCTCGCCGACCGCCACGTGCGCACCGTGATCGCCCAGCTCCGGCCGCGGTTCGCCGCGGGGGGCGGCGGCCTGCGCGCCCGCGCGACCGCCACCATCACCGCCTACCTCGACCTCGTCTCCGCCAACCTCAACCTCTACCGCTTCCTGTTCCACCGCGCCGGGCCCGAGGACGCCCGCACCCGCTCCCGCGTCACCTCCCTGGTCCGCAGCCTCGGCGAGGAGCTGGGCGGCGTGCTCGCCGCCGAAGGGGTGGTGCCCGACCCGGTGCGGGCGCAGGTGCTCGGGCACGCCTTCGTCGGCATGGTGCAGACCACCGGCGACTGGTGGCTCGACCAGCCCGGCCTCGACCGCGACGAGGTGGTGGAGAGCCTGGTGGACGTCATCACGTCCGCCGTCACCGGGCCGGTGCTCACTCGCCGAAGCGGGACAGCTTCCCGTGCCGGCGGGCGTACGTGA
- a CDS encoding Ppx/GppA phosphatase family protein, which yields MRLGVLDIGSNTVHLLVVDAHHGARPIPAYSHKEELRLTEYLGEDNRLAERGVERLCAFVKEAVELAEDKGVEDLLGFATSAVREAANGEEVLARVEDGCGVRIEVLSGRDEARLTFLAVRRWFGWSSGRLLAFDIGGGSLEIAAGVDEEPDVAVSLPLGAGRLTRDWFTADPPPADEVRRLRRHVRTEIARTVGSVVRHGRPHRAVATSKTFKQLARIAGAAPTSEGLYVPRRLTRQDTADWVTKLTGMSAAERGRLSGVSEGRAAQLAAGALVADAAMDLFEVDRLEVCPWALREGVILRRLDLLPGRLDPSGLVAD from the coding sequence ATGCGACTCGGCGTGCTGGACATCGGCTCGAACACGGTGCATCTCCTCGTCGTGGACGCCCATCACGGCGCCCGGCCCATCCCCGCGTACTCCCACAAGGAGGAGCTGCGCCTGACGGAGTACCTCGGCGAGGACAACCGGCTCGCCGAGCGGGGTGTCGAGCGGCTGTGCGCCTTCGTCAAGGAGGCCGTCGAGCTGGCCGAGGACAAGGGCGTGGAGGACCTGCTCGGCTTCGCCACCTCCGCCGTGCGCGAGGCGGCCAACGGCGAGGAGGTGCTGGCGCGCGTCGAGGACGGCTGCGGCGTGCGCATCGAGGTGCTGTCCGGGCGCGACGAGGCCCGGCTGACCTTCCTCGCCGTGCGCCGGTGGTTCGGCTGGTCGTCGGGGCGGCTGCTCGCCTTCGACATCGGCGGCGGCTCGCTGGAGATCGCGGCCGGCGTGGACGAGGAGCCCGACGTGGCCGTCTCGCTGCCGCTGGGGGCCGGGCGGCTGACCCGCGACTGGTTCACCGCCGACCCGCCGCCCGCCGACGAGGTGCGCAGGCTGCGGCGGCACGTCCGCACCGAGATCGCGCGCACCGTCGGCTCCGTCGTGCGCCACGGCCGGCCCCACCGCGCCGTCGCCACCTCCAAGACCTTCAAGCAGCTCGCCAGGATCGCCGGGGCCGCGCCCACCAGCGAGGGCCTGTACGTGCCCCGCCGCCTCACCCGCCAGGACACCGCCGACTGGGTGACCAAGCTCACCGGGATGAGCGCGGCCGAGCGGGGGCGGCTGTCCGGGGTGTCCGAGGGGCGGGCCGCGCAGCTCGCGGCGGGGGCGCTGGTCGCGGACGCGGCCATGGACCTGTTCGAGGTGGACCGCCTGGAGGTGTGCCCGTGGGCGCTGCGCGAGGGCGTCATCCTGCGCCGGCTCGACCTGCTGCCGGGCCGGCTCGACCCGTCGGGGCTGGTCGCGGACTGA
- a CDS encoding ABC transporter ATP-binding protein: protein MSGVEVRGLTKRYGTFTAVDDLSFTVRPGAVTAFLGPNGAGKTTTMRMMVDHVAPTSGGVTIGGRRYRDIPRPTTVVGAAFDASAFHPRHSARDHLRIYAAMGGHPDRRVEELLGLLGLASAGDRATGACSTGMRRRLTLATALLGDPGVLLLDEPGNGLDPEGTAWLRSFLRDLAGQGRAVLVSSHVLSEVQQVADDVVVIRRGRLLAAGALGDLAGAERTVRVSSPDAALLARALAPGARRIDQDGPHDLRVHGLEPARIADLAAAHGLRVHGLAAHQPSLEELFLDLTGERTNA from the coding sequence ATGAGCGGCGTCGAGGTGCGCGGCCTGACCAAGAGGTACGGCACGTTCACCGCCGTCGACGACCTCAGCTTCACCGTCAGGCCGGGAGCGGTCACCGCCTTCCTCGGCCCCAACGGCGCCGGCAAGACCACGACCATGCGCATGATGGTGGACCACGTCGCGCCGACCTCCGGCGGCGTGACGATCGGCGGGCGGCGCTACCGCGACATCCCGCGCCCGACCACCGTGGTGGGGGCGGCCTTCGACGCCTCCGCCTTCCACCCGCGGCACTCGGCGCGCGACCATCTGAGGATCTACGCGGCTATGGGCGGCCACCCGGACCGCCGGGTCGAGGAGCTGCTCGGCCTGCTCGGCCTGGCCTCCGCCGGCGACCGCGCGACGGGCGCCTGCTCCACCGGCATGCGCCGGCGGCTCACCCTGGCCACCGCCCTGCTCGGGGATCCCGGCGTCCTGCTGCTGGACGAGCCGGGCAACGGCCTGGACCCCGAGGGCACGGCCTGGCTCCGCTCGTTCCTGCGCGACCTGGCCGGGCAGGGCCGCGCCGTCCTCGTCTCCAGCCACGTGCTGAGCGAGGTCCAGCAGGTCGCCGACGACGTCGTGGTCATCCGGCGCGGACGGCTGCTGGCCGCCGGAGCCCTGGGCGACCTCGCAGGCGCGGAGCGGACCGTACGGGTGAGCAGCCCGGACGCGGCCCTGCTCGCCCGCGCCCTGGCGCCCGGCGCCCGCCGGATCGACCAGGACGGACCCCACGACCTGCGGGTGCACGGGCTGGAGCCGGCCCGGATCGCCGACCTGGCCGCGGCGCACGGGCTGCGCGTCCACGGCCTGGCCGCCCACCAGCCCAGCCTGGAAGAGCTCTTCCTGGACCTGACCGGCGAACGGACGAACGCATGA
- a CDS encoding ATP-binding protein — MEASIALRLPRDAASVPLIRQMLDGTLRSLGVEGQIRDDIELMLTEACANVIRHAEPSDEYTVSANVHDDRCIIRVVDTGHGFDPDKLEEPKPGAEHGRGLMIMRALADDIRFTNKRENGAVVCLEKRLRYMPGAAGPHLMSADHHSSPASR; from the coding sequence GTGGAGGCCTCGATAGCGCTCCGGCTGCCGAGGGATGCCGCGAGCGTCCCGCTGATCAGGCAGATGCTGGACGGCACTCTGCGCTCGCTCGGCGTCGAGGGCCAGATCCGCGACGACATCGAACTCATGCTCACCGAGGCCTGCGCCAACGTGATCCGGCACGCCGAGCCGAGCGACGAGTACACCGTCAGCGCCAACGTCCACGACGACCGGTGCATCATCCGGGTCGTGGACACCGGTCACGGTTTCGACCCGGACAAGCTCGAGGAGCCCAAGCCGGGGGCCGAGCACGGGCGCGGGCTGATGATCATGCGGGCGCTCGCCGACGACATCCGCTTCACCAACAAGCGGGAGAACGGGGCGGTGGTGTGCCTGGAGAAGCGCCTCCGGTACATGCCCGGGGCCGCCGGGCCCCACCTGATGTCCGCCGACCACCACTCCTCCCCCGCCTCACGCTGA
- a CDS encoding GNAT family N-acetyltransferase, with product MHTFRRPRPDDAAALYDLVSAYETAVLGGPDMTLQDVEDELAEPGFDLDRDGWVAEGPGGRLLANAWAYANSDSDLVDVDVIVRPGSEELIEPLWEKVLGRARELAAERGHDGATVHIGVYRADQGKQTLAKEHGFEPGTSFHRMRIDFDGPVGPPAPPAGLTLHSGESEEVRREAHRVHQEGFAEHFGFAPATYEHWYERRQAQNATDWSQLALARIDGRPAGVVIGTDQFLPDQGCGYVATLAVLPEFRGRGLGRFLLLHAFAADAARGRKGTILHVDSNNTTPALDLYESAGMRQVMAFDVWRRRL from the coding sequence ATGCACACCTTCCGACGACCGCGCCCGGACGACGCGGCCGCCCTGTACGACCTCGTCTCGGCCTACGAGACCGCCGTCCTCGGCGGACCGGACATGACCCTCCAGGACGTCGAGGACGAGCTCGCCGAGCCCGGCTTCGACCTCGACCGCGACGGCTGGGTCGCCGAAGGGCCTGGCGGCCGCCTGCTCGCCAACGCCTGGGCCTACGCCAACAGCGACAGCGACCTGGTCGACGTGGACGTCATCGTCCGCCCCGGCTCCGAGGAACTGATCGAACCGCTCTGGGAGAAGGTCCTCGGCCGCGCCCGCGAGCTGGCCGCCGAGCGCGGCCACGACGGCGCCACCGTCCACATCGGCGTCTACCGCGCCGACCAGGGCAAGCAGACCCTCGCCAAGGAGCACGGCTTCGAGCCCGGCACCAGCTTCCACCGCATGCGGATCGACTTCGACGGCCCGGTCGGGCCGCCCGCCCCGCCCGCCGGGCTCACGCTGCACTCCGGGGAGAGCGAGGAGGTACGGCGCGAGGCGCACCGCGTCCACCAGGAGGGCTTCGCCGAGCACTTCGGGTTCGCCCCCGCCACCTACGAGCACTGGTACGAGCGCCGCCAGGCCCAGAACGCCACCGACTGGAGCCAGCTCGCCCTGGCCAGGATCGACGGCCGCCCGGCCGGCGTGGTCATCGGCACCGACCAGTTCCTGCCCGACCAGGGCTGCGGCTACGTCGCCACGCTCGCCGTGCTGCCCGAGTTCCGCGGGCGCGGCCTCGGCCGCTTCCTGCTCCTGCACGCCTTCGCCGCCGACGCCGCCCGCGGCAGGAAGGGCACGATCCTGCACGTCGACTCCAACAACACCACCCCGGCGCTCGACCTGTACGAGTCCGCCGGCATGCGCCAGGTGATGGCCTTCGACGTCTGGCGCCGCAGGCTCTAG
- a CDS encoding formylglycine-generating enzyme family protein encodes MVRIPGGTFLMGGDDWDARPEDAEGPVREVRLDPFMIDPACVTNAQFATFVKETGYVTEAERIGWSFVFRQFATAGVIDATVAGAPWWAGVEGAAWRTPEGPGSSIGARQNHPVVHVSWNDANAYAAWAGKRLPTEAEWEMAARGGLERKRFPWGDELAPNGRQRCNIWQGHFPTAPSKGTVPVKSFQPNGYGLYNVAGNVWEWTADWWGTEWQPYAENPAGPAEGSAKVIRGGSYMCHDSYCNRYRVAARTSNTPDSATGHTGFRCAAIL; translated from the coding sequence ATGGTACGCATCCCGGGCGGCACGTTCCTCATGGGCGGCGACGACTGGGACGCCCGTCCTGAGGACGCCGAAGGACCGGTCCGCGAGGTGCGGCTGGACCCGTTCATGATCGACCCGGCGTGCGTGACGAACGCCCAGTTCGCCACGTTCGTCAAGGAGACGGGGTACGTCACCGAGGCCGAGCGGATCGGCTGGTCGTTCGTGTTCCGGCAGTTCGCCACCGCGGGCGTCATCGACGCCACCGTGGCCGGCGCCCCCTGGTGGGCCGGCGTCGAGGGGGCCGCCTGGCGCACCCCGGAGGGGCCCGGCTCGTCGATCGGCGCCCGGCAGAACCATCCCGTCGTGCACGTCTCGTGGAACGACGCGAACGCCTACGCCGCCTGGGCGGGCAAGCGGCTGCCCACCGAGGCCGAGTGGGAGATGGCCGCCCGCGGCGGGCTGGAGCGCAAGCGCTTCCCCTGGGGCGACGAGCTGGCGCCGAACGGGCGGCAGCGGTGCAACATCTGGCAAGGCCACTTCCCCACCGCGCCGAGCAAGGGGACCGTACCGGTCAAGTCGTTCCAGCCCAACGGCTACGGGCTCTACAACGTCGCCGGGAACGTGTGGGAGTGGACCGCCGACTGGTGGGGCACGGAGTGGCAGCCGTACGCGGAGAACCCGGCCGGGCCGGCCGAGGGCAGCGCGAAGGTGATCCGCGGCGGGTCGTACATGTGCCACGACTCCTACTGCAACCGCTACCGGGTGGCCGCGCGCACCTCCAACACCCCCGACTCGGCGACCGGGCACACCGGTTTCCGCTGCGCGGCCATACTCTGA
- a CDS encoding TetR/AcrR family transcriptional regulator, with protein sequence MREDTRTRIQEVALRLFTEQGYEATSLREIAEELGVTKAALYYHFKTKDDIVASLVDLRVAEIEELVEWARTRPRTPETRRSLLERYAANLARPSHLEVTRFLERNQTALRAHPKLIKMREAMLALTAELSEPGATPVERISRSLALVALHAGKWMTAQDGLTEDEIAKASMEVARRLVDM encoded by the coding sequence GTGCGGGAAGACACGCGTACCCGGATTCAGGAGGTCGCGCTGCGGCTCTTCACCGAGCAGGGGTACGAGGCGACCTCGCTGCGGGAGATCGCCGAGGAGCTCGGCGTGACGAAGGCCGCGCTCTACTACCACTTCAAGACCAAGGACGACATCGTGGCGAGCCTGGTCGACCTGCGCGTGGCCGAGATCGAGGAGCTGGTGGAGTGGGCGCGGACGCGCCCGAGGACGCCGGAGACGCGCCGCTCGCTGCTGGAGCGCTACGCCGCGAACCTGGCCCGCCCCAGCCACCTGGAGGTCACCCGCTTCCTGGAGCGCAACCAGACGGCCCTGCGCGCCCATCCGAAGCTCATCAAGATGCGCGAGGCGATGCTGGCGCTCACGGCCGAGCTGAGCGAGCCCGGCGCCACGCCGGTGGAGCGGATCAGCCGCTCGCTGGCGCTGGTCGCGCTGCACGCGGGCAAGTGGATGACGGCGCAGGACGGCCTGACCGAGGACGAGATCGCCAAGGCGTCCATGGAGGTGGCGCGGCGGCTCGTGGACATGTGA
- a CDS encoding ATP-binding cassette domain-containing protein yields MSLTVGEGEIVGLLGPNGAGKSTTLHMLLGLITPDAGSIELFGMELARHRTEALSGINFAASYVDLPGVLRVGEVLDAFARLYALRSPVRVFEIFFWPGVELVLWGFMTVFLQAQRVPFAVTFLLGAVLLWQVLHKASNEISMAFLQDIWSRNLLNVQVSPLSSAEYLAGLVLFSLGKVIFALAVMAALALGLYGFGVTAIGVGLVPFMGVLLVLGWSLGLVGIAAVLRFGENAQVIAWSIVFMVQPLAGIFYPVSVLPAPLRAMAEFLPASHVFEGMRTVMAGGPVPWDRLAWAAGLDVVYLAGTVGLFAWALTYARRHGKLSRFGE; encoded by the coding sequence GTGAGCCTCACCGTCGGCGAGGGCGAGATCGTGGGTCTGCTCGGCCCCAACGGCGCCGGCAAGTCGACGACCCTCCACATGCTGCTGGGCCTCATCACCCCCGACGCGGGCAGCATCGAGCTGTTCGGCATGGAGCTGGCCCGCCACCGGACCGAGGCGCTCAGCGGGATCAACTTCGCCGCCAGTTACGTGGACCTGCCCGGGGTGCTGCGGGTGGGCGAGGTGCTGGACGCCTTCGCCCGCCTGTACGCCCTGCGCAGCCCGGTCCGCGTCTTCGAGATCTTCTTCTGGCCCGGCGTGGAGCTGGTGCTGTGGGGGTTCATGACGGTGTTCCTGCAGGCGCAGCGGGTGCCGTTCGCGGTGACGTTCCTGCTGGGAGCGGTGCTGCTGTGGCAGGTGCTGCACAAGGCCAGCAACGAGATCTCGATGGCCTTCCTGCAGGACATCTGGTCGCGCAACCTGCTGAACGTGCAGGTCAGCCCGCTGTCCAGCGCCGAGTACCTGGCCGGGCTCGTGCTGTTCTCGCTGGGCAAGGTGATCTTCGCGCTGGCCGTGATGGCGGCGCTCGCCCTCGGCCTGTACGGCTTCGGCGTGACCGCCATCGGCGTGGGGCTGGTGCCGTTCATGGGGGTGCTGCTCGTGCTCGGCTGGTCGCTCGGGCTGGTCGGCATCGCGGCGGTGCTCCGCTTCGGCGAGAACGCGCAGGTCATCGCCTGGTCCATCGTGTTCATGGTGCAGCCGCTGGCCGGGATCTTCTACCCGGTGTCCGTGCTGCCCGCGCCGCTGCGGGCCATGGCGGAGTTCCTGCCCGCCTCGCACGTGTTCGAGGGCATGCGCACGGTCATGGCCGGCGGCCCGGTGCCGTGGGACCGGCTGGCCTGGGCCGCCGGGCTCGACGTGGTCTACCTGGCGGGCACGGTGGGGTTGTTCGCGTGGGCGCTCACGTACGCCCGCCGGCACGGGAAGCTGTCCCGCTTCGGCGAGTGA